Proteins encoded together in one Pontiella desulfatans window:
- a CDS encoding sulfatase translates to MKTKWFLAAAVLCALSAQAKQKNVLMILVDDLKPAFGAYGADYVVSPNLDKLAARGMRFDRAYCNQAVCAPSRNNLMVGLRSTTTGLYGLSQGFREVEPDAVTLTQYFMQHGYTSEGVGKIFHIGHGNYGDDASWSLPFHKDKVVDYVLEESTGGQLTREEAFFANQKLGDIKSLPRGAAWEKADVEDEAYADGRIAREGIERLKKYKQSGEPFFLSLGFTKPHLPCNAPSRYWDLYDPNVFRLTERDTPPDGAPAYASKNPKGEIANYFPVPEATGVGKDKELARTLIHAYFASLSYMDAQLGKVIDELDRLGMADDTVIMLWGDHGWHFGDHGTWTKHTNYEQDNRIPLIFVAPGVAKPGSHTDAFAETVDVYPTLVELAGLSAPKVPQGLDGMSLVPVLKDPELTVRNHAYHAFNRGPRIGRAIRTERYRMVEWKPAGAPKSKAEYELYDYKVDKLEKKNIAKSNPEVLSKMKAILAEHPEAKAPGGGK, encoded by the coding sequence ATGAAGACAAAATGGTTTTTAGCCGCAGCAGTGCTTTGCGCGTTGTCCGCCCAAGCAAAACAAAAAAACGTTCTGATGATTTTGGTCGATGATCTGAAACCTGCGTTCGGGGCGTATGGCGCGGACTATGTGGTCTCGCCGAATCTGGATAAGCTTGCGGCGCGGGGGATGAGGTTTGATCGAGCGTATTGCAACCAGGCCGTTTGTGCGCCGTCGCGAAATAATCTGATGGTAGGACTTCGTTCAACCACTACGGGTCTTTACGGCCTGAGTCAGGGCTTCCGGGAAGTGGAGCCGGATGCGGTTACCCTTACACAGTATTTTATGCAGCATGGCTACACCTCGGAGGGGGTTGGGAAAATTTTCCACATTGGCCATGGCAATTATGGCGACGACGCCTCGTGGAGCCTGCCGTTCCATAAGGACAAGGTGGTGGATTATGTGCTCGAAGAGAGCACCGGCGGCCAACTGACCCGCGAGGAAGCCTTTTTTGCAAACCAGAAGTTGGGCGACATCAAGAGCCTGCCGCGCGGAGCCGCCTGGGAAAAGGCCGATGTGGAAGACGAGGCCTATGCCGACGGACGCATTGCCCGGGAGGGCATCGAACGGCTGAAGAAATACAAGCAAAGCGGCGAGCCGTTCTTTCTCTCCCTCGGTTTCACCAAGCCGCATCTGCCGTGCAACGCGCCATCCAGATATTGGGATCTGTACGACCCGAACGTGTTCAGGCTGACCGAGCGCGACACGCCACCGGACGGCGCGCCGGCTTATGCCAGCAAAAATCCTAAAGGGGAGATCGCCAACTATTTTCCTGTTCCGGAAGCGACCGGTGTGGGCAAAGACAAGGAACTGGCGCGCACACTGATTCACGCTTATTTTGCATCGCTTTCCTATATGGATGCCCAGTTGGGTAAGGTGATTGATGAACTCGATCGATTGGGTATGGCCGACGATACGGTAATCATGCTCTGGGGCGATCATGGTTGGCATTTCGGCGACCACGGCACCTGGACGAAGCACACCAACTATGAACAGGACAACCGTATTCCGCTGATCTTTGTTGCACCGGGCGTAGCGAAGCCGGGAAGCCATACGGATGCATTTGCCGAGACGGTTGATGTCTATCCGACGTTGGTGGAACTGGCCGGCCTGTCTGCTCCGAAGGTGCCGCAGGGGCTTGATGGCATGAGCTTGGTTCCTGTTTTGAAGGATCCGGAACTAACTGTTCGTAACCATGCCTATCACGCGTTCAATCGCGGCCCCCGCATCGGACGGGCGATCCGCACCGAGCGGTACCGCATGGTGGAGTGGAAACCTGCCGGCGCGCCGAAGTCCAAAGCCGAGTATGAACTCTATGATTACAAAGTGGATAAACTGGAGAAAAAGAATATCGCGAAGTCGAACCCCGAAGTGCTATCCAAGATGAAAGCCATTTTGGCAGAGCATCCGGAGGCTAAGGCGCCGGGTGGCGGGAAGTAA
- a CDS encoding aldose epimerase family protein has translation MVGAVGLIAGCASVKTVDFDEIKLYTLKNKVGTTVKITNYGATVTSIICADRDGNMADIALGYNDVSGYMNAVDKPYFGSIVGRYGNRIAKGKFTIEGTEYELATNNGENHLHGGVIGFDKVVWDAEVVDKNMVKFSYLAKDGEEGYPGNLQIAVTYTLTDDNELQIDYLATTDQKTPVNLTNHTYFNLKGEGEGDILGHELMLNAKATTPVDSGLIPTGKIFPVSGTPFDFTTAKAIGKDIGVKDQQLEYGLGYDHNWVLDKGGKDGQLTLAATVYEPTTGRFMEVFTEEPGIQFYCGNFLSGNLKGKAGKTYVNRGGFCLETQHYPDSPNQPAFPSTILKPGDKYKTTTVYRFSAK, from the coding sequence ATGGTTGGAGCTGTAGGATTGATTGCCGGATGCGCGTCGGTCAAGACCGTTGACTTCGACGAGATTAAACTCTACACGCTGAAGAACAAAGTCGGCACCACGGTCAAGATCACCAACTATGGAGCCACCGTCACCTCGATCATCTGCGCCGACCGCGACGGAAACATGGCTGATATTGCCCTCGGTTATAATGATGTTTCAGGGTACATGAATGCGGTGGATAAACCGTATTTCGGTTCGATTGTGGGTCGCTACGGCAACCGCATCGCCAAAGGCAAATTCACCATCGAGGGTACCGAATATGAACTCGCCACCAACAACGGCGAAAATCATCTTCATGGAGGCGTGATCGGTTTCGATAAGGTGGTCTGGGACGCCGAAGTGGTCGATAAGAATATGGTCAAATTCAGCTATCTCGCCAAGGATGGCGAGGAGGGCTATCCGGGCAATCTGCAGATCGCCGTCACCTACACGCTGACCGACGACAACGAGCTGCAGATCGACTATCTGGCCACGACCGACCAGAAGACGCCGGTCAACCTGACGAACCACACCTACTTCAACCTCAAGGGCGAAGGCGAAGGCGACATCCTCGGCCACGAGCTGATGCTCAATGCCAAGGCCACCACCCCGGTTGACAGCGGCTTGATCCCAACCGGAAAGATTTTTCCAGTGTCTGGAACCCCGTTCGACTTCACCACCGCCAAAGCGATCGGGAAAGATATCGGTGTAAAAGATCAGCAGCTCGAATACGGCCTGGGCTACGACCACAACTGGGTGCTCGACAAGGGCGGCAAGGACGGGCAGCTGACCCTCGCGGCCACCGTCTACGAACCGACCACCGGGCGCTTCATGGAGGTCTTCACCGAAGAGCCGGGCATCCAGTTCTACTGCGGCAACTTTCTCTCCGGAAACCTGAAGGGCAAGGCTGGGAAAACCTACGTCAACCGCGGCGGCTTCTGCCTCGAAACCCAGCACTATCCCGATAGCCCGAACCAACCAGCATTCCCAAGCACCATCCTGAAGCCGGGTGATAAATACAAAACCACCACCGTCTACAGGTTCAGCGCTAAATAG